The window aattattatCCCTGGCTTCTAATGTCAAaacttttttgttttttcatgACAACTGTTCACTTTTAGTcactcatttttttttgtttctcatgacTACTGGTGACTTTCAATCTTACATTTTCATTTCTCAATATTAATCATGTCTTGTCCTCCTTTGACATTGACTCTTGATGTAGATAGCGAATGAGCATCGGTTCGCTCATCAGTTATTGTTGAGTCATGAGAGTGCATTGGTTCTTCCAGTATTTGATTATCTTCAACATTGACCACAACATCAATAGCCATGTCAGGTATACCAAagagtaaatcaaaataaatatcGAAAGTAAGCATTTCCTCATTTTCCCAAGAAAGAATGGGCTTTTTTGAAAATTATTGTTCAACCCTTTTgacatagtaatcatcaaatgtaaaATTGGAAGTTCCTTCAACTTTTCTAGTTCGTTTGTTCATCACCCTATATGCGACAGAGTTATGTGACTATCCCAAGAAGATTCCTTCATCATCTTTCAactgaatttttttaaaaaattaactttGACATTCACGAAGAAACATCAACAACTAAAAACCTCAAAAAATTGATATTAGGTTACATTTTATAGTGATTCATAAGGTGTGATGTTAAAGCGTCAATGAATGAATGAGCGATTTTATGTAAAGCATGTTGTAGAAACTGATTTTGCCCAAAAATATTAAGGTATCTTTGCATAAGTGAGCACCATCCTATCCACTTCGCACAATGAACAATTTCTCCTTTCGAGAACACCGTTTTcttgtggtgtgtaaggagatAAAAAGTTATAAGAGATTCCCAAATTCATCATAAAATGAATCCAAAGCTGGATTCTTAAACTCAATTCCATTATTGCTTTTGATCCTACGAACTTTCTTCTTCAAACTCAATTCGGTGTTTTTGATAAAGTGGATCATCACTCGAGTTGTTTCTGATTTCAATCTAAGAAAAAAAACCCAAGTAAACCGTGAAAAAATTATCGAAAATACAAGTATGTACTTTTTTTATTGGGAGACTCAATAGTTGAAGGACCACCCAAGTCGATGTCTAGAAGTTCCAACGATTTGACAATATTTGAATCAATTGTGATTGGATAACCTTGACGATGTTGTTTTCCCTATTCGAGAGAGCCCGCTTCTATTCCAATATTTAAATTGTAGAGGCCCACAAACGTATGGGAAGCTTAACTTTACCATGTGAATTTGGAAAGTCGAGCACTACCCATAACCTAGCCGATTCATGAGCAAGTATAAACCTAATGCCATATTCCTTCTACTCAAAGCTTAGGTTTCCATGAATTAAAACCTACTTGATTGGCAATTCATTTGTCAAACAATTTGGTAACTTATCTAAAAGGAAATAAGGAAGAATTACTGATGAAAGTGGTAAGTTTTTATTTTGGGATGACTTTGTGATATTCGATATGGAAGAAGACATCGAAGTGCCAAATATACTTGGAAGACCATTTTTAGCATCGTgtgagctttactagatatccgtGATTTGAATCTAACACTTAGAGTTGGATGTGAATGTACTGTAATTGGTATTGACCAATCAACAAAGCGCTCAATGGTTTTCAGTTATGAAATatttttttatggattttttGATGATTAACTTGATAGGGAGTTAGAAGATTTGAAAGATGACGAGTTCGATAGTATGATGACACTAGGAGAGGAGTCATGAGATGTTGTGCAAGATATCCGAGAACTAGAAAGGCTAATCAAGGACGAAGACCTGAACGACAATAAAAAACAATTCACCTTTTGAAAAAAGCAGCGCATCTAATGTTTTTACGCGTCGCATAATGAACATCCATTGCGAGCAGATGCATTCCATTGCATTGATGACACATGTTTACTGAAGATACTAGTTGTCTAGTTTTGAAGACTTCACAAGTTCTGACTCGTTGTCACAATGAGGTAATTGGTGGTTGTAGTGATGAAAATTATATTACCAAGATGATGATTGGCTTTGAAGAATCTAGGACGACAGTTACTGCAAACTTTGGGACCCATAAAGACCATTCAAAAGAATGGCATAAGGCAAAGCAGAAAAGCAACAAGATTTTTGACCCATGTAAAAATGTGTACAATAGAAAGCAATGAAGTTCATTCAAAAGGATGGTAATAACTGGAAGAACCTCATCTttggttttatttttctttttagtatttttttttatttgttttgaataGATTTTCACTCTTGATAATCAAATATTTCTTCAATGTGTTCTCTAGTTTTGTTGTTCattcaagtgtggggtattttctACAAGAGAAGGCATTGACAAAACTTTATAGGTGGGGTTATTTGGAAATTTGGAGCACCGTGTATGTTTTAAATGAGTGGAAATTGTTTGAAAGAGGGAGAGTGGTTGAATGCAGGACGTAACGAGTGTGTGATCAATATGGGTTGAGTCTGATTTTCTCAAAGCACTGTGAATCTATTCTAACAAAAGAACACGACATGTGTACAACCATTAAGTGTCACATttttctttttgtcaagaagggAACTCGCATGAAGATAATATGTGACACATTGATCTTTACTGCTCGTCCCATTCATGATTGTTATCATAACTAGATCAATACACTCAATGCCCTATGACATGCATCAATCATATCTGTTCGCCGCGCACTTACTATGACCACCTTACAAAATTCTAAATTTTACTGccaaaatttccaatttattCAAATTAAGTGTATCGTACCTGCAGCCCTAGATATTGTCTTTGCAAATTTTGTTGGATGAATAGTAGTTTTGTCCACCAAAGGTAAAAATTTCAATCTTGCCACTAATATCCTAGGGGAGGCTAATCTTTTTTatccttttttattattttaattgtgCATACAATGAAAGAATCATATGATTTAAATGTATGGTATGGATTCGAAAATTAGGAAAATTCATGCAAGTTGATATTTTGGCATAAAAGTTGAAATTTTCCTTTAAAAGTATTCCAAACGGGTTGTGTTTACCGGTGTCATATGCAATTATTAGAAACAAGCCCTAAGGTTTTGTTTCAACTTTatgttattgttatagtagtTGTTAGACCTATGTATTACATGGATTAATTTTAAAagaaagttaaatataaatgtcaaaatatttgagaacttcgAATTTATAAGAaactaagaaaaataatgaattattatgatacaaatgatttttatcttttaaatttaaacaaataatttaaataaagaaaagaaactaatgagctttaattttaggtattttgaaattaaaaggtaagtttattaatgaaactgatatccatttattattacatttattgtaattattacattaaaatattatgtgaaatttaataaaatatagaaaCTCATAAAATgtcatgtggaaaaaaattaatttaaaataatcataaaatgacatttggcaaattgaatgatagtgtgacaagtggcaaaaaaaacttttatttatgagAGAGGATATGCGGCGACTGGTATTTTAGTGAAACCCTTATCCGAAAATGGGTATTTGTGTAATTTGAGGGATACATCAAATTCTTAAATTTTGGCGTAAATAATCCACTTGAAAATTAATTTTAGTTATGGATTTTTGACTAAGTTTTGACCAATATAGGTTCAAGATAAGTCCTTTAAGGTTTTGCTAGGCCATCTTCAATGCATTGAACTCGTATGAGTTTAATGGattgacacacacacacataatatatatatatatatatatatatatatatatatatatatatatatatatatataccaactcACTATATAATTTTACATATAAAACTCTACACTATATTCAACTCATATAAGTTTAATGGATTAATACATGTACATTCCACTCATTATATGTGTGTGTGAGGAGAGAGAGTTTAGAGTTTAATGGGGATTTAACTCTCCATTCTATTGAATGCCATGCCATTAACCCACAATGAGGATTTTGAGTTTAATGGGATTCAACTCCCCGTTCAACACTCCATTCAACTTCCAATTGGAGATGGCCTTAGTTACCTATTATTATTTAGTTAATATAGGTTACATATGGACTCAATATGTGGCATTTAAACTATGTTTAGGTCCACCAAAATATGATCTGTATCCATTCCACCTAACGCCTATTGACTCATATCAGAATGGGGAAGTACTCTCTTACATGGCTTTCAAAGAAATTTATAGATTTCCTTTCATTATTAAATGTGtgtatatgtttgtgtgtgtgtgtgtgtgtgtatatatatatatagggatggtTCAATCGagaatatttcttattgtgaaaACATTTGACAACAAATATCACCACCCATCACTATCACCACCACTCAACACCACCACCCCGACCCACCACCTATCACAATCACCACCACCCGCCGCCACCACCCCATCacaaccaccacccacctccaccactcATCACTACCACCCACCCACTATTATGACCACCACTCGCCATAACCGCCAACTACCACCCATTACCCATCACCacaaccacccgccaccaccacccctACCCACCCACCACTACTacctatcaccaccaccacccacctccaccactcATCATCACCACCCACACCAACCACCCACCAAGtcaaccactacctaccaccatcaccaccgACCACCATCCCAACCATCACCCAACAAAaccaccatacaccaccaccacccatgaCCCACTACTATCCTACACTATTCACCACATATCACAAGAACCAATCACCACCACCTCACCCATAACCCAccgaaaccaccaccaccacccataacTATCAGTACTACttaccacccaccaccatcatTACTACACACCACCACCCCCCACCACCCACCTCTACCATCAACCACCAACACCCGTCACTACCACCAATCACCACCCACCCGCCATCTTTCTTCACCACCACTTGCCTCCACCATCCATGACCACCACTCGCCGGCACCAGCACCCATCACCCACCCGaacccccaccaccaccaccacctaccaaTCACCACCAACCACTACCACCAACTTCTAACACCACCTCTACCactaaccaccaccacccaccatacctagcaccaccaccactacccaccaccacatatgatttatgtggaaatTATTTGTTTTTCGTGTTCTTGAATCAATAGTGGTTCTTGTGTACATAGTTacatgttattatatatgtatttcaTCACATATAATATCAAGTGATGAAATTCATTTTTaatctatataaatcatatgtgattagataaatATAATCACGTATGAATAGGCGTATTTAATCAAATATAATTAAATATGCTAAAGaccaattattgaatcgagaacacgaTATTGAATCTtctccacataaatcatatgtaattcaatAGTTATTCTCGTgtatttaaatacatataataacataaatcatatgtgattatatatatatatatatatatatatatatatatatatatttaatcacataaatcatatatgatttagctaatataatcacatgtgattaaatgtattCAATAACAAATGAATGATGTACACAAGTTATAACTCTTGAATCGAAAAAAGTAAATGAATGTTGCGCACATAAATCATattgattagatacatataatcacatgtagtTAAATACATGAGAAAAATTATTTAATCGATAACACAAAAATGAAACTcgcccacataaatcatatatggttatatgtatttaataaaatatgatttatatagacaatatTCATTTACGTGTTTTCAATTCAATAGGTGGTCTCGTGTATTTAATCgattatgattatatatattttttcacaaatgatttttgtggatAAGATTCATTTTCTTATTTCTTGGTTCAATAGTTTTTAcatgaatataatcacatgtgattatatgtttctaatcacatatgacttaTTTGGATAACATTCGTTTTTACCCCTATAAATTATatgtaattagatacatataatcacatttgaCTGAATCAAGAAAAGGAAAATGTATTTTctctacataaatcatatgtaattaaacacatataatcacatgtgattatatgaatttaatcaaatatgatttgtGTGGGcactattcatttattagtagaaacatataataacatgtgaATAAAATATGATTAATATTGACAAATAAAAACTATTAAATAGAGAAAGCGAAAACGAATaatgtccatataaatcatatgtggttAGATACacataattacatgtgattaaatatatcagAAAAATATATTGCATCGGAAATGTGAAAACTAATTATGTACATATAAATCGtatgtgattggatacatataatcacatgtgtttATATGTATCAAATCATAGATGATTTATAAGGTAAATATCAATTTTTGCTTTCTTGATTGAATAGTTGTTTAatataattaatcacatgtgattatgtgtatctaaccacatatgatttatatggacaaaattCATTTTCACATTATCTGTTGAATATTTTTCTAATTTGTTTAACCACATGTCATTATATGTATTTCATCACATATAATTAATCTGGACAAGATTTGTTTTCGCATTCTCAATTCAGTAGTTGTTCTCAAGATATAGTAAgttatataaatatgaatataatGTTAACCATATTAATTTTTTACATTAAATAAAGatgaatatatgaatataaatataaatataaatataaaaatatatatatatatatatatatatatatatatatatatatatatatatatatatatatatataacaggatTTATTTTTCGATCTTCATATTCTCAAGATAATAGATTAAGACACATGTAACTTATAAAGCTAGagaattatataattaaaaaaatctaACTATATTAGTTCATTTTCGTTTAATAAAAGTTTgctattttaaaatattaaaataatatttaaaacacTAAAATGATGAtggtgtaaattatatatatatatatatatatatatatatatatatatatatatatatatatatatatatatatattaatgaatGAATAGGTTTATTCTATTATTGACAAGTGTAATAATATTAGAACTTCTCATCAACATTATATGTCACCTATCATGCCATTtttcaacctattaattatcagttccaaatttgaaaaattaaaatttttattctaattacaataaattaataattgattctccattataaatttcaaatttcaaaattttccattctaattatattaaattaataaaattggatttaaaaataaaataaaattaatacagattataaggtGAAATAACttcatataattatttaaatcaatgattataattttatataactaaaaaaaagtATATCTTAAggaataatttatttattatagttgattaataattttgatttttaatatgaaagttaatttatttaatattataatcgtggttctcacgggttataaactaatatatatatatatatatatatatatatatatatatatatatatatatatatatatatatatatatatatatatatatatatatatatatatatatatatatatatatatatatacacacacattaaagggatctaaatgaaaagttgaaaattaaaTGATTAATTTGATTCAACATACATTCAATGAAAATAACATATTTAACTATAAGGGTTTCCCTAAAAAAGTTGAAAAGTTAACAGGCGTAACATATATTAATGTTATAAGTCAAGGACCTTAAGTGAAAGTAATAGATAGATGGATTAGACATTTGGACGCAAACTTTATGTTGTGCACGAATTGCATTTAGGAGGGCCCATTATTTAACAAGAAGCTTGATATAATACGTGGAAAAAGTGCaggaaataagttttttttttctcgtTTTTGTCTTTGTCTGATTTGATTTAGCATGGAGAACATCCTGATTTTTCTGCCAAGGTGTTGAAATTGCTTAGGTTCTCATCTTTTTCTTGTATTCTGTTGATTAACCCAATATTtactcttttttgtttttcacgTTCAATCATACAACTACTTTCCACTCCCCCTCATCAAATACGAATTCTAGTGCAGATGtggtcatcatcatcatcttcaacaaGCCATCACCATCATCGTCGCCATTGTTAGACCACCATTGCAGAGCTGAAGGAAATACGAAAGAGTAGCTCTTCATTCTCGATTTTTGTGGCTGTATAACATTTCAACGAAAGAGGGGACCAGATCCGACTGTTTTCTTCTTCGGATCCGACGAAACGAGATCTGATGACCTCTAAACGAGAACTGGCGGCCGGAAAGCGAGAACAGTAATCTAGACCAGATCAAGAATCCTTAACCTGGAGAGCAGGGAGGTAGTTCAGAAAGAGGAGATAGATTGAGATGGTTTATGAAGAGGAAAGGCGGAAGGAGGTTGTTTTTTACAGTACTAGGAGTAGAGGTGGAGGAAATATGGTCCGACAAAGGCAATATAGTGGTGTTACGGTGGCTGTACGGTTGTTCGGTGGTTTTTGTGGTTCTATAACTTCAAATAAGAGGAGATTAAATACATAAGTTTCAATGGTAGGGGAGGGTTAGGTTTTAGGTGGGTAGGTGGAGAGGGATTTTgtgtaataataaataataaatccaTTAGCAGTTTAGATGTATAGCAATTTTATGGCTAAAATTTGTTTTCAATTGTTCTCATTTGGAGGAAATATGGTCCGACAAAGGCAATATAGTGGTGTGACGGCGGCTGTCCGGTTGTTCGGTGGTTTTTGTGGTTCTATAACTTCAAATAAGAGGAGATAGAATACATAAGTTTCAATGGTAGAGGAGGGTAAGGTTTTAGGTGGGTAGGTGGAGAGGGATTTTgtgtaataataaataataaatccaTTAGTAGTTTTGATGTATAGCAATTTTATGGCCGAAATTTGTTTTGAACTTTtctcatttgaatatatatatatatatatatatatatatatatatatatatatatatatatatatatatatatatatagggttaggttaatgTGAGACAAGACAATTTTGTGAGATAGGAGGACAAGATCTGAACCATTCATCTATTGTTATCAAGAACGGAGATCAAATAACTTGGAGGCGGTGGTGTTTTTGTAAATAGATGGAACTTTGGGATTAACTCTTAGACACAGAGGGGTAATATTGTAACCTTTTAATTAACATTCTGCAATCACGATTCAAACAGAAATGCTTCTCATTCTTCTCCACACCAAAAACCTCTCATTCATGTAAAATCCTATCTCAACTCGTTCCATATTTCTACGCGATTGCATAGATATTTCTTtcattctaaaccctagaaaacatATTCATCATGCTCAATTTTCATCTCTTTCTACTTTGGCATCTTGTTTCCAATTTTCATTTGTTTCAGATTTCATCACGAAAAACCACTAGAACAATCACAAAAATGGCTCATTCTACACAAGCAAAATCCGATTAAACACCCAGTCAATCTCCACTTCGCATTTTGCTACTTATCAAAAGGTGTAATTAGATGCAATAATCTAGAAAAACCCATCAATAAAACCCTAGCTTCTTATTCGATAGGAAGGcatcaaaaaccctaaaaatcgcaATAGTCAAAGAGATTTCAAGCTCCAATACAACAATTTGAAGGTTTTTTTCTTCTAATCGAGCATCAATCATGGCTCACTCTACTAAAATCGACTCAAATTCTGGCTCTCATTTGTGTGTGATTTGCTAAAAGTAGCTGATTCTCAATTAAAGGCTTTGAATCTaagttttcaaacataaaacTTCCCCTGATGACTTAAAAGATCCAGAACCTAAGGAAATTACATCTATTGCAGGTATTTTAGGTTTcaataattgataaatcatttttATTTTGGGTAATGTCTTAATAATATTTGATTTgcttatttggtgaattatagATTTAATTTTAACAGTTGATTTGGTGATTAATGACATGATCTAATACTAAATTAGCATAATATGGGTTGATATGTTAGTATCCtatgtatgtttatatgattttgaTTTGTATATGATATTGATTTATATAAATCTGTGGATTATAAGTTTAATTTCTTGATTTGGTATTCAATTGAATCTCTTGTATGTTGAAAGCTTTAGAATGTTACTAATATTTGACGTTTGTAGTTAATGTAAGGTAGTTTGTTTCATATTCATCACAACAAAACACTAAAATGGTCACAAAAAAGGCTCATTTACACAATCACATTATGATTATATACATCATCAGTCTCCACTTTGCAAACCATGAACTTGATTAAACCACTAAAGTCTACATATTCTAGAATGTTTTATATGTTCTTCTAATTATCCTATGACGTATAATGTATGTTTTAGTATAATTTTTGATATATTTTGAATTGCAATGTATGTTTTAGTTGAACACTCTGTATATTTTGGattgatatttattttatatactaTTTTTTGTTACCGTGCgatattttaactattttaattattataatgtaAGTTCTAGTAGAAATTTCTATTTATTCTGAAATGTTATTACATGATATTCTTGTTATTCTATGAATTGAAATGTGTGTTTTAATATAAAATTCTATATATTATGCTTGTTATTATGTGTTATTGTGAAAATTCAAAACATtagaaaacaaaatcatcaagctCGATTTTCATCTATTTATGAATCAAGATGATTTTCGTGATTATAATTTGTTTAAGATTCTATCACAATAAAACACTAAAAGGTCATAGAAATACCTCATTCTATAGATTCATATTAGTATTATACACCTGATCATTCTCCACATCACAAAATAGGTATCGAGTTTGTCCATATTTCATCTATAACTTGGTAATAAAATTATTCTAATTTATGTAGTTAGAGTTTATGATATAGTTATTGTGATGTATAAATCAACAACAGTTCAAGAGGTTTTATTATCCATGATCTTTAATTATCCTTGATTTTGATTCTAGTTATTCAAAGATTATGATTTATGAAACATTTTTGTGAAATAGTGTAATGTAGCTAGGTTTTGCAATGAAtttataatatcatataaaaaaaatttctAGATTTTTTAAGATGTTAAAGGTGTTTAAACTAAAATTAAATCTcatattttaatgttattttgcTTATTAGTGGAATATTCTATAAAGCGTTTAATAAACTGATGTTTCAAGAGTTGATATTCTAGGTATTCTGATATGATTACATATGTTAGTTCGcaactttattttattatatgatgtaGTGTTTTATAACATTTAAGTCTAATTGTTTATGATTTCTTTAGAGTTTATTATATAGATTTATTGTATGCAGGTTTAGCTATGAATTTTAGAATTTTCTAAGATGTTACATGTATTTGAACTATAATATAATCTTAGATTTTATTGTTATTTTGTTGATTAGTTGGATATTTAAGAAAAGTTTAACAAATTGTTGTTTCATAAGTTGATATTATAGCTATtctaatatgatttcatatgttaCTTCATAACTTTAATTCAATACAAATGATTTGAGGATAAAAGATTCAAAGAAAGTTCTCAAACAAAGTAAAATTATGTTTCCAGTGAAGACCTTATATTAGTTATTTCCTATGTTATGTTAATTAATTGTCTTCTAGTATAAATTTAGTAAAAAtgttttttcaattttgatattCTATGTATTCTTATTAGTATAATCTAAATTGAAATGTTATTGCATTATTTAATTGGACGATGCAATACAAATAGAGTGATATAAGTTTTTCTATCTAAATATTCTGATTTTGTCTAAACTACTTGATATGAACATTTTGGCAAAGTAATGTGTAATATTCTGAGAGCATTTGATATACTATGAAGTTATGTGAAATATTGTAAATTTACTTGTCATATTCTAGTTTCAGACATTTTGATTTTGTTAGAAACAACTTGTTTTCAACCTTTTTGTTAAGTAATAcataatatattattttagaCATTGTGATTTTGTTGGAACCAACTTGTTTTGAACATTTTTATTATGTAAAGTGTAATATATGATTTTAGACATTATAATTTTGTTGGAAACAACATGTTTTGAAcattttttaatttcttgtttgtatCCTAGTTTTATTGTTTTAACAAAAGCATGGTTTTTTTTTATGCAGATGAAATGGCAAAATTACCAAATTAAGGGAAAATGAGTTTTTTATCCTAAAGGAAAGAATGTACAACAAGGTCTATCATCGAAAATATATCAAGACAAAAAATGTGTAGTTCATGGCACCTCGTCTGATAGTTTGTCAACTGATCGAAGACACACCAACAAAATATGAAACAAGTATATATGACAATATAGTTGTAATTTTAGAATATAACATGTATAATGTTGATATTCAATTTGTGTTATGTATCTTAAAGAATAATATATCTAATGTTATAGTTTATTTAATGTAATGTTCATAATATCTTTCATATATCACATGAGTTTAAAACTAAAGTTTGTGTGTATAATATTTTGTTAAAgtaatattatgtgttttatgttatAATAAGTATATGTATAATAGTCTAATACAATAATATTATATGTTGTATGTTTTCATAAGTGCGTATTTATAATATTCTAATAGCATAATGTTCAAGGTTTTCAATTGAAaaagttgatttattatttgaaaatAATGTGTATAAgtagaatattctactagaataaatgttatatgttatttgtttcccaaaaattatttgtaaaatactctaaaagaataatgttgtaGGATATTTTAAGTTATATGTAGACTATCCTGTCAGAATAATACCTAATCAGATTTAGACTTGTATAATACTCATTGATATGCTATTATTCTGGTTATTTTAATTGCTCAATATTTAATATTGTGTTAAGATTTAATATTTTGAAATTGTGTGTAATATTCTAATATTAAAgtgtaatattctaatattttgtaatttgtaaaatgaaaatatattatGTAAGATTCTAATATTATAAATTTGTGAAAACTTGATATTATACGTATTCTAATTTGACGAGTCGAATGTTGCTTTTTTAGATGTTCTTTTTTCATAAACTACTTGCTTTAATCCTTTTGTTCATGAAATGTGTGATATTCTAATAGCATTTGACATATATGAAGTAATATGAAATATTTTTAACTTATGTGCCTTATTATCATTTTAGACTTTCTAATTTTGTTGGAAACAAATTGcttcaaatatttttattaaataatatgcAGTATATGATTTTATACATTCTTCTTTTGTTCGAAACAACTTGTTTTAAACCTTTTGTTAACTATTGTGATAGTATTATATTAACAATGAAGTGATGTGAACTATTCTAAAATTTTGAGTCATATTCTGATTTTAGAATATGTAATAT of the Lactuca sativa cultivar Salinas chromosome 6, Lsat_Salinas_v11, whole genome shotgun sequence genome contains:
- the LOC128126812 gene encoding leucine-rich repeat extensin-like protein 3, whose product is MVQSRIFLIVKTFDNKYHHPSLSPPLNTTTPTHHLSQSPPPAATTPSQPPPTSTTHHYHPPTIMTTTRHNRQLPPITHHHNHPPPPPLPTHHYYLSPPPPTSTTHHHHPHQPPTKSTTTYHHHHRPPSQPSPNKTTIHHHHP